Sequence from the Flavobacterium sp. TR2 genome:
TTTTCGTTGGCGAAGTCAAAAATAGCAGGGCGCATATCTTTGTCTGTAACAAAAGTCAGCTCCCATGTCATGTCATGAGTATTTACGTACGAAGAAATATTTTCCAGCTTAGCCAAAAGCTGCTCTTCAACTTTGTAATCAAACTCTACCTCAATCACTTGCTCTTTGTCGGCAGTAACCAAATGGTCTAATTTATTGTCTGCAACAATTTGTCCTTTGTCAATAATTATGACACGATCGCAGATTGCTTCGACTTCCTGCATGATGTGCGTGGATAAAAAAACAGTTTTATTTTTCCCTGCATTTTTAATCACATTACGTATTTCCATTAACTGATTAGGATCCAGTCCAGTAGTCGGTTCATCCAAAATTAAAACTTCTGGATCGTGAAGCAAAGCATTTGCCAAACCAACACGCTGACGGTATCCTTTAGATAGCTGTCCAATTTTTTTATGGCTTTCTGGTGTCAGTCCTGTCAGTTGAATTACTTCTTCAATTCTTGATTTTGGCACGTTATAAACGTCGGCATTAAATGTCAAATACTCACGAACATACAAATCCAAATACAACGGATTATGTTCTGGCAAGTACCCAATGGAGCGTTGCACTTCTTTTGCGTTTGTCATGACATCGTGACCATTTACAAGGGCTGAGCCACTATCGGCAAGCAAATAAGTTGTCAAAATTTTCATCAACGTAGATTTTCCAGCTCCGTTTGGACCAAGAAATCCTACGATTTCTCCTTTCTCAATTTTAAAAGAAATTTCATTTAAGGCTTTTTGCTCTCCGTAACTTTTTGATATGCTGTTTACTTCTATCGACATGACTTTTTGTTTGCTACAAAAGTAAACAGAAATAGTCTCGATTGCTAAAATTTATCTTCGAAAGTAATCAGAAAAAAAATCAGGCAGGCCAGTATTCACGGCATCGTTATTGTTAAGGGAATGCTAAAATTAAAATAAAACCCAAATTATGAAAAAAATGTTAGTGATGGCTGCTTTAGCTATCTGCAGTTTCGCAAACGCACAAAAAGGAACAGTATTAGTAGGTGGTAACATCTCTTATTCTTCTGAAACAAGAGATTTCGGTAATGCTGAAAGAAAATCAAACGAATTTGCTTTTTCTCCAAAAGTAGGTTACCAATTTCACGAAAACTGGACAGTTGGAGGTGAGTT
This genomic interval carries:
- the gldA gene encoding gliding motility-associated ABC transporter ATP-binding subunit GldA, translating into MSIEVNSISKSYGEQKALNEISFKIEKGEIVGFLGPNGAGKSTLMKILTTYLLADSGSALVNGHDVMTNAKEVQRSIGYLPEHNPLYLDLYVREYLTFNADVYNVPKSRIEEVIQLTGLTPESHKKIGQLSKGYRQRVGLANALLHDPEVLILDEPTTGLDPNQLMEIRNVIKNAGKNKTVFLSTHIMQEVEAICDRVIIIDKGQIVADNKLDHLVTADKEQVIEVEFDYKVEEQLLAKLENISSYVNTHDMTWELTFVTDKDMRPAIFDFANENGLKTLQLNQKNKNLEAVFREITK